In Sutterella faecalis, a genomic segment contains:
- a CDS encoding lysine decarboxylase LdcC produces the protein MNILVELIKAGSFYKDAPITSLNNALKNRGFEVVYASDEKDLLEIVENNARVGAVILDWDAASTCLFEKINAFNDYLPICAFTNNNAVTDASLADLKINIEFFEYDLSAAEDQALTIQQLVEHYVDAITPPLTKALFKFVDQGKYTFCTPGHMSGTAYQKSPIGTLFYDFFGPNTFKADVSVSVGELGSLLDHTGPHGEAEKFIAKTFNADRSYIVTNGTSTANKIVGLYSAPSGSTVLIDRNCHKSLTHLLMMSNVTPIYLRPTRNAYGILGGIPKKEFMHETIEARVKDTPGATWPVHAVVTNSTYDGLFYNCDWIKYNLDVKSIHFDSAWVPYTNFNPIYKGLCGMSGGAVPGKVIYETQSTHKLLAAFSQASMIHVKGNINEATFNEAFMMHTSTSPMYAITASTETAAAMMRGNVGRRQIDESIDRAIRFRKEIKRLKEESDTWFFDVWQPENIGSKECWELKPEDSWHGFRNIDGDHMFLDPIKVTLLTPGMTKTGEMAERGIPASIVSKYLDDRGIIAEKTGPYNLLFLFSMGIDNTKAMGLLRALCDFRRDYDRNLPIKRAIPSLYQQNPEFYEHVTLQDLAQGIHALIKQHNLPDLMFRAFEVLPSMVMKPYDAFQLELNGQVEECYLEDMIGKVNANMILPYPPGVPLVMPGEMLTEESRPVLDFLLMLCEIGAHYPGFETDIHGAYPQKDGRYTVKVIKTESTK, from the coding sequence ATGAATATCCTGGTTGAACTCATTAAAGCCGGCTCTTTCTATAAAGATGCCCCGATTACGAGCCTTAACAATGCACTCAAGAACCGCGGCTTCGAGGTCGTGTATGCGAGCGACGAAAAGGATCTTCTCGAAATCGTTGAGAATAATGCCCGCGTAGGCGCCGTGATCCTTGATTGGGATGCTGCATCCACCTGCCTTTTCGAAAAAATCAACGCCTTCAACGATTATCTGCCGATCTGCGCATTTACCAACAACAATGCGGTGACGGATGCGTCGCTGGCCGATCTGAAGATCAATATTGAATTCTTCGAATACGATCTCTCTGCAGCAGAAGATCAGGCGCTCACGATCCAGCAGCTCGTCGAGCACTATGTTGATGCAATCACGCCGCCCCTGACCAAGGCGCTCTTTAAGTTCGTTGACCAGGGTAAGTACACCTTCTGTACGCCGGGTCACATGAGTGGTACTGCATATCAGAAGAGCCCGATCGGCACGCTTTTCTACGATTTCTTCGGTCCCAATACCTTCAAGGCCGACGTATCGGTCTCTGTTGGTGAGCTTGGATCTCTCCTCGACCATACCGGGCCTCACGGCGAAGCCGAGAAGTTCATCGCGAAAACCTTCAATGCTGACAGAAGCTACATCGTGACGAACGGCACGTCGACTGCCAATAAGATCGTGGGTCTTTATTCGGCGCCTTCCGGCAGCACTGTCCTTATTGACCGCAATTGCCATAAGTCTCTCACGCACCTGCTCATGATGAGCAACGTGACGCCGATCTATCTTCGTCCGACTCGTAATGCTTACGGCATCCTGGGCGGCATTCCGAAGAAGGAATTCATGCATGAGACGATTGAGGCTCGCGTGAAGGACACTCCGGGGGCTACCTGGCCGGTGCATGCAGTTGTTACGAATTCGACTTACGACGGTCTTTTCTATAACTGCGACTGGATCAAGTACAACCTCGACGTCAAGTCGATCCATTTCGATTCGGCCTGGGTTCCGTATACCAATTTCAATCCGATTTATAAGGGCCTGTGCGGCATGAGCGGCGGCGCAGTTCCGGGGAAGGTCATCTACGAAACGCAGTCTACGCACAAGCTCCTTGCTGCGTTCTCGCAAGCTTCGATGATTCATGTGAAGGGAAATATCAACGAAGCAACCTTCAACGAAGCCTTCATGATGCATACGTCTACGTCTCCGATGTATGCGATCACGGCTTCGACCGAAACCGCCGCCGCGATGATGCGCGGCAACGTTGGGCGCCGCCAGATTGACGAATCGATCGATCGTGCCATCCGCTTCCGTAAGGAAATCAAACGCCTCAAGGAAGAGTCTGATACGTGGTTCTTTGATGTCTGGCAGCCGGAGAATATCGGGTCGAAGGAATGCTGGGAACTGAAGCCTGAAGACTCCTGGCACGGCTTCCGCAACATTGACGGCGACCATATGTTCCTTGATCCGATCAAGGTCACGCTCCTTACGCCGGGCATGACGAAGACCGGAGAAATGGCTGAACGAGGCATTCCTGCGTCAATCGTTTCGAAGTACCTTGACGATCGCGGAATCATTGCTGAAAAGACCGGGCCCTACAACCTGCTCTTCCTCTTCAGCATGGGCATTGACAATACCAAGGCGATGGGTCTTCTTCGAGCGCTTTGCGACTTCCGCCGCGATTACGACCGAAATCTCCCGATCAAGCGCGCCATTCCGTCGCTCTATCAGCAGAACCCGGAATTCTATGAACATGTGACGCTGCAGGATCTGGCTCAGGGCATCCATGCGCTCATCAAGCAGCACAACCTGCCTGATCTGATGTTCCGCGCCTTTGAGGTTCTTCCCTCGATGGTCATGAAGCCTTACGACGCCTTCCAGCTTGAACTTAACGGTCAGGTCGAGGAGTGCTACCTCGAGGACATGATCGGCAAGGTGAACGCCAACATGATTCTGCCGTATCCGCCGGGAGTTCCTCTCGTTATGCCCGGTGAAATGCTCACGGAAGAAAGTCGTCCGGTGCTCGACTTCCTCCTGATGCTCTGTGAAATCGGAGCGCACTATCCCGGCTTTGAAACCGATATCCACGGTGCCTATCCGCAGAAGGATGGACGCTATACGGTGAAGGTCATCAAGACGGAAAGCACCAAGTAA
- the cadB gene encoding cadaverine/lysine antiporter encodes MSTGKKIGLVACTGIVAGNMMGSGIALLPANLASLGSIALFGWLIALVGALSLAYVYARLATKNPQEGGPIAYAGEVSKCFGFQTGVLYYHANWIGNLAIAITAVSYLSVFFPALNDPIIAGLACIATVWFFTFMNMLGGAWISRLTTIGLIAVLTPVIGTAIAGWFWFDPQTYVANWNVSGGTDTSAIVQSVLLCLWAFVGVESAAVSSGLVENPKRTVPLATMLGTLLAGLVYISASQVICGMYPAEVMAATGAPFAVSAATIVGDWAAPLVSAFTAFACLTSLGSWMLLVSQAGMRAAKDGNFPKVYAELDKNGIPRKGLILAACKMTVLMAVIMALNSTGGKTSDLFGTLTGIAVLLTMLPYFYSCANLIRTEGATTRHVLSLVAAACGCGFCFVALMGAQQVELAATFVVSLVILMFFSWKRGKFQSTLEPARKVGTGGGVQVRPMPAAPLDPYDE; translated from the coding sequence ATGTCAACAGGGAAAAAAATCGGGCTCGTCGCCTGTACCGGCATTGTGGCCGGTAACATGATGGGTAGCGGTATCGCACTCCTACCTGCCAACCTAGCCAGCCTTGGTTCTATTGCGCTTTTTGGATGGCTTATTGCACTCGTTGGCGCGCTTTCTCTTGCATATGTATATGCAAGACTCGCAACTAAAAACCCCCAGGAGGGCGGACCAATTGCATATGCCGGTGAGGTTAGCAAGTGCTTCGGTTTCCAGACGGGCGTTCTTTACTATCACGCCAACTGGATCGGCAATCTCGCTATCGCCATTACCGCCGTTTCCTACCTCTCAGTCTTCTTCCCTGCCCTGAACGATCCGATCATCGCCGGCTTAGCTTGTATTGCGACGGTTTGGTTCTTCACCTTCATGAATATGTTGGGCGGAGCCTGGATCAGTCGTTTAACGACGATCGGTCTCATTGCGGTTCTTACTCCCGTCATTGGTACCGCCATTGCCGGTTGGTTCTGGTTTGACCCGCAGACTTATGTGGCCAACTGGAACGTTTCCGGTGGCACCGATACTTCCGCGATTGTTCAAAGCGTGCTGCTCTGCCTCTGGGCTTTCGTTGGTGTTGAATCCGCCGCCGTTTCATCTGGTCTCGTTGAAAATCCGAAGCGTACGGTGCCGCTTGCTACGATGCTCGGCACGCTCCTCGCAGGTTTGGTTTACATCTCTGCTTCTCAGGTGATCTGCGGCATGTATCCCGCGGAAGTTATGGCTGCCACTGGTGCTCCGTTTGCGGTTTCTGCCGCCACGATCGTTGGTGATTGGGCTGCTCCGTTGGTCTCTGCCTTCACTGCTTTTGCCTGCCTTACCTCTTTGGGTTCCTGGATGCTCCTCGTTTCCCAGGCTGGTATGCGAGCTGCCAAGGACGGCAACTTCCCGAAGGTTTATGCCGAACTCGACAAGAACGGCATCCCCCGCAAAGGCCTCATTCTTGCTGCCTGCAAGATGACCGTCCTGATGGCCGTGATCATGGCTCTCAATTCGACCGGCGGTAAGACTTCCGACCTCTTCGGCACGCTCACCGGCATTGCGGTGCTTCTCACGATGCTGCCCTACTTCTACTCCTGCGCGAATCTGATTCGCACGGAAGGTGCCACCACCCGTCACGTTCTCTCGCTTGTAGCTGCCGCCTGCGGCTGTGGATTCTGCTTCGTTGCTCTTATGGGCGCCCAGCAGGTTGAGCTTGCGGCCACCTTTGTAGTGAGCCTTGTGATCCTGATGTTCTTCTCCTGGAAGCGCGGCAAGTTCCAGAGCACGCTCGAGCCGGCCCGCAAGGTTGGTACCGGCGGCGGCGTTCAGGTTCGCCCCATGCCTGCGGCTCCTCTGGATCCCTATGACGAATAA